The following are encoded in a window of Halosolutus halophilus genomic DNA:
- a CDS encoding helix-turn-helix domain-containing protein: MATHTVTITQADERAAGSRLVLDIWHPDCWALEVTESAPGGLLGHGVYAIDGKATGRFTAYGQSLADVEALVDAVDASPLTDAVWEADHHYATDVGTPDPESVTTGLVVEYELTNSIDDALVSRGFIPDEPVRMADGREYWTVVIHEDRETIAERLDEIRDEKSASVRIESLRSLHDGLTNGLFRTDRLSERQREVFELARSRHYYTWPREVAAADLAAELDISEATLLEHLRKAEAKLLDPEST; the protein is encoded by the coding sequence ATGGCAACACACACCGTGACCATCACTCAGGCCGACGAGCGGGCCGCCGGCTCGCGGCTGGTGCTGGACATCTGGCACCCCGACTGTTGGGCGCTGGAGGTCACCGAGAGCGCTCCCGGCGGTCTGCTCGGTCACGGCGTCTACGCCATCGACGGGAAGGCTACCGGACGGTTTACCGCGTACGGGCAGTCGCTCGCCGACGTCGAGGCGCTCGTCGACGCCGTCGACGCCTCGCCGCTGACCGACGCCGTCTGGGAGGCCGACCACCACTACGCGACCGACGTCGGCACGCCGGATCCCGAGAGCGTCACGACCGGGCTGGTCGTGGAGTACGAACTGACCAACAGCATCGACGACGCGCTCGTCTCGCGGGGGTTCATCCCGGACGAACCCGTCCGGATGGCCGACGGACGCGAGTACTGGACGGTCGTGATCCACGAGGACCGGGAGACGATCGCCGAACGACTGGACGAGATCCGCGACGAGAAGTCAGCGAGCGTTCGGATCGAGTCGCTGCGATCGCTTCACGACGGCCTAACGAACGGACTGTTCCGGACCGACCGGCTCTCGGAGCGCCAGCGTGAAGTGTTCGAACTCGCCCGCAGCAGGCACTACTACACCTGGCCGCGCGAAGTGGCCGCCGCCGATCTCGCGGCGGAACTCGACATCTCCGAAGCGACGCTGCTCGAACACCTCCGGAAAGCGGAAGCGAAGCTTCTCGATCCCGAGTCGACGTAG
- a CDS encoding DUF7095 family protein, translated as MTGFDRSDAVDRLEDLVDTVAEERMPVPVREVWAFGDVALGLDPVDRLDVYLTKDVLMRDDSRAASDAGDDDREPAARFRESHGIEGVGKSVRADWAADHPEYLRANANGHAAPEKCLAAHLLGENEPIHLEVCNAPFEDNVTQRLRGAKLREDYTQLLDPRGVCLWADGTRSGEAFRKLRESELALPTLSAALEMLGMDEEEATEAARELHAWRERQDGVTVRGDVV; from the coding sequence ATGACTGGCTTTGACCGCAGCGACGCGGTCGATCGGCTCGAGGACCTCGTCGACACCGTCGCGGAAGAGCGGATGCCCGTCCCCGTCCGTGAAGTCTGGGCGTTCGGCGACGTCGCGCTCGGACTCGATCCCGTCGATCGGCTCGACGTGTACCTGACGAAAGACGTGCTGATGCGAGACGATAGCAGGGCCGCGTCGGACGCTGGCGACGACGATCGGGAGCCGGCGGCACGGTTCCGCGAATCACACGGGATCGAGGGCGTCGGCAAGTCGGTTCGTGCCGACTGGGCCGCCGACCACCCGGAGTACCTCCGGGCGAACGCGAACGGCCACGCCGCACCCGAGAAGTGCCTCGCCGCCCACCTGCTCGGCGAGAACGAACCGATCCACCTCGAGGTCTGTAACGCGCCCTTCGAGGACAACGTCACGCAGCGCCTCCGGGGGGCGAAACTGCGCGAGGATTACACCCAGTTGCTCGATCCCCGCGGCGTCTGTCTCTGGGCCGACGGTACCCGAAGCGGCGAGGCGTTCCGCAAACTCCGCGAGAGCGAACTGGCGCTACCGACGCTGTCGGCGGCCCTGGAGATGCTCGGGATGGACGAGGAGGAAGCGACCGAGGCCGCACGGGAACTCCACGCCTGGCGGGAACGACAGGACGGCGTGACGGTGCGAGGGGACGTCGTCTGA
- the ncsA gene encoding tRNA 2-thiolation protein NcsA codes for MDCNRCDEEAVMHAAYSGAHLCADHFRESVEKRVRRRVRRDDLVPHDATPEDPQTWVIGLSGGKDSVVLTQILHDTFSEDPRIELVGLTIHEGIEGYRDRSVEACVELTDDLGIRHELVTYEDEFGVRMDDVVEDDPENMAACAYCGVFRRDVLSRYAADLGADLLLTGHNLDDEAQTALMNVLEGDVAQIAKHFDASLGPLSERDDQEEFVPRAKPLRDVPEKEVALYAHIDDLPAHITECPHASEAYRGEIQQLLYDLEENHPGTRHSILAGYEELAGIAADEYGGDDGADLQECVECGSTTTREVCRKCSLLESLA; via the coding sequence ATGGACTGTAACCGGTGTGACGAAGAGGCGGTGATGCACGCCGCCTACTCCGGAGCGCACCTCTGTGCGGATCACTTCCGCGAATCGGTCGAGAAGCGGGTGCGCCGTCGGGTGCGTCGGGACGACCTCGTCCCACACGACGCGACGCCCGAAGACCCCCAGACGTGGGTGATCGGACTCTCGGGGGGAAAGGACAGCGTCGTCCTCACGCAGATCCTCCACGACACCTTTTCCGAGGACCCCCGCATCGAACTCGTCGGCCTGACGATTCACGAGGGCATCGAGGGCTACCGGGACAGATCGGTCGAGGCCTGCGTGGAACTCACGGACGACCTGGGGATTCGTCACGAACTCGTCACCTACGAGGACGAGTTCGGGGTTCGGATGGACGACGTCGTCGAAGACGACCCCGAGAATATGGCCGCCTGCGCCTACTGCGGCGTCTTCCGGCGGGACGTGCTCTCTCGGTACGCCGCGGACCTCGGGGCCGACCTCCTGTTGACGGGCCACAACCTCGACGACGAAGCCCAGACGGCGCTGATGAACGTCCTCGAAGGCGACGTCGCCCAGATCGCCAAACACTTCGACGCCAGCCTCGGCCCGCTGTCGGAACGCGACGACCAGGAGGAGTTCGTCCCGCGCGCGAAACCACTTCGTGACGTTCCCGAGAAGGAAGTCGCCCTCTACGCCCACATCGACGACCTCCCGGCCCACATCACCGAGTGTCCCCACGCCAGCGAGGCCTACCGGGGCGAGATCCAGCAGTTGCTGTACGATCTCGAGGAGAACCATCCCGGGACGCGCCACTCGATCCTCGCCGGTTACGAGGAACTCGCCGGCATCGCCGCCGACGAATACGGCGGCGACGACGGCGCCGACCTGCAGGAGTGCGTCGAATGTGGCTCGACCACTACCCGCGAGGTCTGTCGGAAGTGTTCGCTCCTCGAGTCGCTGGCCTGA
- a CDS encoding alpha/beta fold hydrolase, whose amino-acid sequence MFTNFDGQYIDVGEAEIHLQKGGDGPPLLLLHGYPQTHVTWHKIAPQLAEKYTVVAPDLRGYGDSIGPDDPETADYANRVMAEDMVTVMEALGYDEYLLAGHDRGARVGYRFAFDHPERIRKLAVLDIVPTLETAEAMDYAYAKAMYHWLFLAQPHPIPERLISHEPTFYVDHLIENWAEHPEELDDEAVAEYHRCFEQESVVRASCEDYRAGLSIDLDHDRASREAGERIECPVLALWGAGSGTVSFDPLDVWERWATDVTGQGLSCGHFLPEEAPERTLEELRGFLL is encoded by the coding sequence GTGTTCACAAATTTCGATGGGCAGTACATCGACGTTGGCGAGGCCGAGATCCACCTTCAGAAGGGCGGGGACGGGCCGCCGCTGCTCCTCCTGCACGGCTATCCCCAGACCCACGTTACGTGGCACAAAATAGCCCCGCAGCTGGCGGAGAAGTATACCGTCGTCGCGCCGGACCTCCGCGGGTACGGCGACAGTATCGGCCCCGACGATCCGGAAACGGCCGACTACGCGAATCGGGTCATGGCCGAGGATATGGTCACAGTCATGGAGGCACTCGGCTACGACGAATATCTGCTCGCCGGCCACGACCGCGGTGCACGCGTCGGCTATCGGTTCGCGTTCGACCACCCCGAGCGTATCCGGAAGCTCGCCGTCCTCGATATCGTCCCCACGCTCGAAACGGCGGAGGCGATGGACTACGCGTACGCGAAGGCGATGTACCACTGGCTGTTCCTCGCTCAACCCCATCCGATTCCCGAGCGGCTTATCAGTCACGAGCCGACGTTCTACGTCGACCACCTCATCGAGAACTGGGCCGAACATCCGGAGGAACTCGACGACGAGGCCGTGGCCGAGTACCACCGCTGTTTCGAGCAGGAGTCGGTCGTCAGAGCCAGTTGCGAAGACTACCGCGCCGGATTGAGCATCGACCTCGACCACGATCGCGCATCACGTGAGGCGGGTGAACGTATCGAGTGCCCAGTTCTCGCCCTGTGGGGCGCCGGTTCAGGGACCGTCTCGTTCGATCCTCTCGACGTCTGGGAGCGCTGGGCGACCGACGTCACCGGCCAGGGGCTCTCGTGTGGCCACTTCCTACCAGAGGAAGCCCCAGAGCGGACACTGGAAGAGCTCCGCGGGTTTCTACTCTGA
- a CDS encoding ribbon-helix-helix domain-containing protein, producing MERVTLRIPKQQIEEVEQLVDSGEFPNRSEAIRSAVREMINEQYDGHSEQSGKRTWAKV from the coding sequence ATGGAGCGTGTGACACTGCGAATCCCGAAACAGCAGATCGAGGAGGTAGAACAACTGGTCGACTCGGGCGAGTTCCCGAACCGGAGCGAAGCGATTCGGTCGGCGGTCCGAGAGATGATCAACGAACAGTACGACGGACACAGCGAGCAGTCCGGTAAACGCACCTGGGCGAAGGTGTAA
- the ftsZ gene encoding cell division protein FtsZ, with protein sequence MQDIVQDALENAEEEAREMDAEMDGDEFGDPRIVIVGCGGAGNNTINRLYNIGVDGADTIAINTDKQHLKMIEADTKILVGKSLTNGLGAGGDPSMGERATEMAQGTIKEVLGEADLVFVTAGMGGGTGTGAAPVVSKIAKEQGAIVVGMVSTPFNVERARTVKAEEGLEKLRDRADSIIVLDNNRLLDYVPNLPIGKAFSVMDQIIAETVKGISETITQPSLINLDYADMSTIMNQGGVAVMLVGETQDKNKTDEVVKDAMNHPLLDVDYRGASGGLVHITGGPDLTLKEAEGIADNITERLEASANVIWGARIQENYKGKVRVMAIMTGVQSAQVLGPTTQKQADKSRQSIEGVTEADFDASQNVESREFGAQSDGGKRELEKQNGVDVIR encoded by the coding sequence ATGCAGGATATCGTTCAGGACGCCCTGGAGAACGCCGAGGAAGAGGCCCGCGAGATGGACGCCGAGATGGACGGCGACGAGTTCGGGGATCCACGAATCGTCATCGTCGGCTGCGGCGGCGCGGGTAACAACACGATCAACCGACTGTACAACATCGGCGTCGACGGTGCGGACACGATCGCGATCAACACCGACAAACAGCACCTCAAGATGATCGAGGCCGACACGAAGATCCTCGTCGGCAAGTCCCTCACCAACGGGCTCGGGGCGGGCGGCGACCCCTCGATGGGCGAACGCGCCACCGAGATGGCCCAGGGTACGATCAAGGAAGTCCTCGGCGAGGCCGACCTCGTGTTCGTGACGGCGGGCATGGGCGGTGGTACCGGCACGGGTGCCGCCCCCGTCGTCTCGAAGATCGCCAAGGAACAGGGAGCGATCGTCGTCGGGATGGTCTCGACGCCGTTCAACGTCGAGCGCGCCCGCACGGTGAAAGCCGAAGAGGGCCTCGAGAAGCTTCGCGATCGCGCCGACTCGATCATCGTCCTCGACAACAACCGACTGCTCGATTACGTCCCGAACCTCCCGATCGGCAAGGCGTTCTCGGTGATGGATCAGATCATTGCCGAGACCGTCAAGGGAATCTCGGAGACGATCACCCAGCCCTCGCTGATCAACTTAGACTACGCGGACATGTCCACGATCATGAACCAGGGCGGGGTCGCGGTCATGCTGGTCGGAGAGACACAGGACAAGAACAAGACCGACGAGGTCGTCAAGGACGCAATGAACCACCCCCTGCTCGACGTCGACTACCGTGGGGCCTCGGGTGGCCTCGTCCACATCACCGGTGGGCCGGATCTCACTCTCAAGGAGGCCGAAGGGATCGCCGACAACATCACCGAACGCCTCGAGGCGTCGGCGAACGTCATCTGGGGTGCCCGGATCCAGGAGAACTACAAGGGCAAGGTCCGCGTGATGGCGATCATGACGGGCGTCCAGAGCGCACAGGTGCTCGGGCCGACGACGCAGAAACAGGCCGACAAGTCGCGCCAGAGCATCGAAGGCGTCACGGAGGCCGACTTCGACGCGAGCCAGAACGTCGAGAGTCGCGAGTTCGGTGCCCAGAGCGACGGGGGCAAGCGCGAACTCGAGAAACAGAACGGCGTCGACGTCATCCGCTAG
- a CDS encoding M24 family metallopeptidase, with protein sequence MATELPDAEYEDRLERIRDRIAETDADAGLWFGATSIEYLTGFDHIQTERPVVLAVTEDRAGITVPRLEVERVESNPRIDAVHHYRDYPGGRPIAVAVEMLADLGAERVAADAEGAPGTMGYEGPPLSDHVDVETQSWISRLRWEKSDAEIDLIRESATWANLGHRYLAEYTEPGAHPVTVSQRASMDASRAMLDTLGERYVPRTRGDGPVHAGYITGEQTRLPHGHTANRRLEEGDVLITGATATVDGYYSELERTMFVGDPTDEQVHYFELMCEAQTIAIEALGPGVPIADVDRAVQEYFEEQGVADLAQHHVGHNIGLGGHEPPYIDRGWGDHCESEHTSYDEDDAVMRPGQVWTIEPGIYTDTYGYRHSDTIAVTDDGIEWLTYYPRDLEANVISIE encoded by the coding sequence ATGGCCACCGAACTCCCCGATGCGGAATACGAGGATCGACTCGAGCGGATTCGCGACCGGATCGCCGAGACCGACGCGGACGCCGGCCTCTGGTTCGGCGCGACGAGCATCGAGTACCTGACCGGCTTCGATCACATCCAGACGGAGCGCCCCGTCGTGCTGGCGGTGACCGAGGATCGCGCCGGGATCACGGTGCCGCGACTCGAAGTCGAGCGCGTCGAGTCCAACCCGCGGATCGACGCGGTGCATCACTACCGCGACTACCCGGGCGGGCGGCCGATCGCGGTCGCAGTCGAGATGCTGGCGGATCTCGGCGCGGAACGCGTCGCGGCCGACGCCGAGGGTGCGCCCGGCACCATGGGCTACGAGGGGCCACCGCTCTCGGACCACGTCGACGTCGAAACGCAGTCGTGGATCTCGCGGCTGCGCTGGGAGAAGTCCGACGCGGAGATCGACCTGATCCGGGAGTCGGCGACGTGGGCGAACCTGGGCCATCGGTACCTCGCGGAGTACACCGAACCCGGCGCACACCCGGTGACGGTGAGTCAGCGCGCGTCGATGGACGCCTCGAGGGCGATGCTCGATACGCTGGGCGAACGGTACGTCCCGCGGACCCGTGGCGACGGCCCGGTTCACGCGGGCTACATTACGGGCGAGCAGACGCGACTGCCCCACGGTCACACCGCGAATCGCCGGCTCGAGGAGGGCGACGTCCTGATCACGGGCGCGACGGCGACCGTCGACGGCTACTACTCCGAACTCGAGCGGACGATGTTCGTCGGCGACCCGACGGACGAACAGGTCCACTACTTCGAACTCATGTGCGAGGCCCAGACGATCGCGATCGAGGCGCTCGGGCCGGGCGTTCCGATCGCCGACGTCGATCGAGCCGTCCAGGAGTACTTCGAGGAGCAGGGGGTCGCGGACCTCGCCCAGCACCACGTCGGACACAACATCGGCCTCGGCGGCCACGAACCGCCGTACATCGATCGCGGCTGGGGCGACCACTGCGAGAGCGAGCACACCAGCTACGACGAGGACGATGCGGTGATGCGGCCGGGCCAGGTCTGGACGATCGAGCCCGGGATCTACACCGATACGTACGGCTATCGACACTCAGACACGATCGCCGTCACCGACGACGGGATCGAGTGGCTGACCTACTATCCGCGCGACCTGGAGGCGAACGTGATTTCGATCGAGTAG
- a CDS encoding double zinc ribbon domain-containing protein — MSKITFRADDDLVDELETLDASKSEVMREALRAYLTDAEQREGNQNADEGVRQDGTGPIDDLIRERVDTLLSERVGERPPREPQDVNVSITLDGNAADRNTDVSQSTGVPAEPADRDRRCSQCGEDVDADHVYCPNCGEKASRRSFCECGDELRSDWAFCPSCGRRTPAADVLDSK, encoded by the coding sequence ATGAGCAAGATCACGTTCCGCGCCGACGACGATCTCGTCGACGAACTCGAGACCCTGGACGCCTCGAAAAGCGAAGTGATGCGGGAGGCGCTCCGGGCATATCTTACGGACGCGGAGCAGCGCGAGGGGAACCAGAACGCGGACGAAGGCGTTCGACAGGACGGGACGGGTCCGATCGACGATCTGATTCGCGAGCGCGTGGACACACTGTTGTCGGAGCGAGTCGGAGAGCGACCCCCACGAGAACCACAGGACGTCAACGTGTCAATCACACTCGACGGGAACGCCGCGGACCGTAATACAGATGTCTCACAATCGACTGGCGTCCCGGCGGAGCCCGCCGACCGCGATCGCCGGTGCAGCCAGTGTGGCGAAGACGTCGACGCGGACCACGTCTACTGCCCCAATTGCGGGGAGAAAGCGTCTCGGCGGTCGTTCTGTGAGTGCGGCGACGAACTCCGATCGGACTGGGCGTTCTGTCCCAGCTGCGGTCGCCGAACGCCCGCCGCGGACGTGCTCGACTCGAAATAG
- a CDS encoding DUF4442 domain-containing protein → MFDALRARLYRIAFNLFPAYRGTGARVTHIDPDWREIRIELPLSWRTRNYVGTTFGGSMYAAVDPFYMIMLLKTLGDEYVVWDKEAEIRFKKPGRETLYARFTLSDAELEAIRAELDRPDAESIDRHYTVDLVDATGEVHATVRKTIYVTTDQSKKA, encoded by the coding sequence ATGTTCGACGCCCTGCGGGCCCGCCTCTACCGGATCGCGTTCAACCTGTTTCCCGCCTACCGGGGGACCGGCGCGCGAGTTACCCACATCGACCCGGACTGGCGGGAAATCCGGATCGAACTGCCGCTCTCGTGGCGCACGCGAAACTACGTCGGGACGACCTTCGGCGGGAGCATGTACGCCGCGGTCGACCCGTTCTACATGATCATGCTGCTCAAAACGCTCGGCGACGAGTACGTCGTCTGGGATAAAGAGGCCGAGATCCGGTTCAAGAAACCCGGACGCGAGACGCTGTACGCGAGGTTTACGCTCTCCGACGCGGAACTCGAGGCGATCCGTGCCGAACTCGATCGGCCGGACGCGGAGTCGATCGATCGCCACTACACGGTCGATCTGGTCGACGCGACGGGCGAGGTCCACGCGACTGTCCGGAAGACGATCTACGTCACGACGGACCAGTCGAAGAAAGCCTGA
- a CDS encoding DUF5518 domain-containing protein yields MSINWTAVITGFVTTLALGFISGLIYVGSEASVVLLYWGGIGVLGGLTAGYLAGGAVSSGAIHGGIATVFGSLVLLALATFTTLLFAGLVASFSVLVLGILMLAFYAIPGALGGAIGSWAKGRRTAPEPTGTRA; encoded by the coding sequence ATGAGCATCAACTGGACGGCTGTAATAACCGGATTCGTCACGACCCTCGCGTTAGGGTTCATCAGCGGGCTCATCTACGTGGGATCGGAAGCCTCGGTCGTGCTACTGTACTGGGGTGGAATCGGTGTCCTCGGTGGCCTCACCGCCGGATATCTCGCTGGCGGGGCGGTAAGTTCCGGTGCGATCCACGGCGGTATCGCGACCGTCTTCGGGTCCCTGGTCTTGTTAGCCCTTGCGACGTTCACGACCCTGCTATTCGCAGGTCTCGTCGCGTCGTTCAGTGTGCTTGTCCTCGGGATACTCATGCTCGCCTTCTACGCCATCCCCGGTGCCCTGGGTGGTGCGATCGGCTCGTGGGCCAAGGGACGCCGGACCGCTCCGGAACCGACGGGCACGCGGGCCTGA
- a CDS encoding alpha/beta fold hydrolase yields MRHRVFNEDGETELVFVMGWGNRWTHENVSWLIGELTDAGYRVHAFELPTNIDDFKADWLEPIAEYVLDLEGYQLLGHSAGALVAQALDGADNHVYLSPWWGYSEDYPETVLDLVATVPTTFPCLPIAELDADALGELATDHQIATTPRWVSPAFVRETRRAQQELLTIDHDAVVFCSLRDPVVSLRPIGERVPARHVVLYDGGHELFSSRSREAHVDTLLAALDEGAAAVEERDEEDEIPA; encoded by the coding sequence ATGAGACACCGCGTCTTCAACGAGGACGGCGAGACGGAACTCGTCTTCGTCATGGGCTGGGGGAACCGATGGACCCACGAGAACGTCAGCTGGCTCATCGGCGAGTTGACCGACGCCGGCTATCGCGTCCACGCGTTCGAGTTGCCGACCAACATCGACGACTTCAAAGCCGACTGGCTCGAGCCGATCGCCGAGTACGTCCTCGACCTGGAGGGGTACCAGCTGCTGGGCCACAGCGCCGGCGCACTCGTCGCGCAGGCCCTCGACGGCGCGGACAACCACGTCTACCTGAGTCCGTGGTGGGGATACAGCGAGGACTACCCGGAGACGGTTCTCGATCTGGTCGCGACCGTCCCGACGACGTTCCCGTGCCTGCCGATCGCCGAGCTGGACGCGGACGCCCTCGGCGAACTGGCGACCGACCACCAGATCGCGACGACCCCGCGCTGGGTCTCGCCCGCGTTCGTCCGGGAGACCCGCCGCGCACAGCAGGAACTGCTGACGATCGACCACGACGCCGTCGTCTTCTGTTCGCTTCGCGATCCCGTCGTCAGCCTGCGCCCGATCGGGGAGCGGGTCCCTGCCAGACACGTCGTGCTGTACGACGGCGGCCACGAACTGTTCTCCTCGCGGAGTCGCGAGGCCCACGTCGACACGCTACTCGCGGCGCTCGACGAGGGTGCCGCCGCGGTCGAGGAGCGAGACGAGGAAGACGAGATCCCCGCCTGA
- a CDS encoding AI-2E family transporter, giving the protein MGETDSPVRNVRVWAAREHLGWWGLGAVLLAVLGLVVNQYLPWLVFGLFIYYVARPITRRLEQHIASPTLVAALTLLLIIVPIVLVAGVILLVALGQLVTAVSNVPVDRIVAQLPIPISDLPNTPSEVYDTTLVLIQEPSVQNLLGTVGGVVGAIGAVLFNAFISLLIAFFLLISDRDIAVWFESNVFGEDTLTSEYLSAVDRGLGSVYFGYTMTIFAVIILSAVIYAVFNLAAPRGIAIPSAVLFAVVTGLFTLVPLVGRSIVYAMIAAILAVQAVAVDPIFLWVPLVFLAVMIVAFDNLVRTYIRPYLSGRLLNTGLVMFAYLFGPPLFGWSGIFLGPFLMLFIVIFVQMILPVLADPEHERADGEPEHTLDEYSDSVADQQDDRPSETDRSDVGSGGDPAA; this is encoded by the coding sequence ATGGGCGAAACTGACTCTCCGGTTCGTAACGTCCGCGTCTGGGCGGCGCGCGAACACCTCGGATGGTGGGGTCTGGGGGCTGTGCTACTGGCCGTCCTTGGACTCGTCGTCAACCAGTATCTCCCGTGGCTCGTCTTCGGCCTGTTTATTTACTACGTCGCGCGGCCCATCACCCGGCGACTCGAACAGCACATCGCCTCGCCGACTCTCGTCGCGGCCCTGACGCTGCTCCTGATCATCGTCCCGATCGTCCTGGTGGCCGGCGTGATCTTGCTCGTCGCGCTCGGGCAACTCGTGACGGCAGTCTCGAACGTGCCGGTCGACAGGATCGTCGCGCAGTTACCGATCCCGATCTCGGATCTCCCGAACACGCCCTCGGAGGTGTACGACACGACGCTCGTGCTGATCCAGGAACCGTCCGTCCAGAACCTATTGGGCACGGTCGGCGGCGTAGTCGGTGCGATCGGCGCAGTGCTTTTCAACGCGTTCATCTCGCTGTTGATCGCGTTCTTCCTGCTGATCAGCGACCGCGACATCGCAGTCTGGTTCGAATCGAACGTGTTCGGCGAGGACACCCTCACATCGGAGTACCTGTCGGCCGTCGATCGCGGGCTGGGTTCGGTCTACTTCGGCTACACGATGACCATCTTCGCGGTCATCATCCTCTCGGCGGTCATCTACGCGGTGTTCAACCTCGCCGCTCCAAGAGGAATAGCGATCCCCTCAGCGGTGCTGTTTGCCGTCGTCACCGGCCTCTTCACGCTCGTCCCGCTCGTCGGGCGATCGATCGTTTACGCCATGATCGCCGCGATCCTTGCCGTTCAGGCGGTCGCTGTCGATCCGATATTCCTCTGGGTTCCGCTGGTGTTCCTCGCGGTCATGATCGTTGCGTTCGACAATCTCGTCCGGACGTACATCCGACCGTACCTCTCCGGCCGGTTGCTCAACACCGGGCTGGTCATGTTCGCGTACCTGTTCGGTCCGCCACTGTTTGGCTGGTCAGGGATCTTCCTCGGACCGTTCCTGATGCTGTTCATCGTGATATTCGTCCAGATGATTCTCCCGGTCCTGGCCGATCCGGAGCACGAGCGCGCCGACGGCGAACCCGAGCACACGCTCGACGAGTACTCCGATAGCGTGGCCGACCAGCAGGACGACCGTCCGTCCGAGACAGACCGTTCCGACGTCGGATCTGGGGGAGATCCGGCGGCGTAA